The genome window CGGCTTGCTGCGGTCAAATTTTTCCTTCGCCATGTTCTCTCTCTTTGCTCCTGGCTCTTTGCTCTTATTGCTTAAATTCTTTTAATCTGCGCTCATCCGCGTTAATCTGCGGCGAATAAATTCTTTACTTGCTGGTAGCGCTCTTGCCCTGCGCTTTGGCAATAATTTCTTCGGCTACCGAGCGCGGCGCTTCTTCATAGCGCGCAAAGTGCATGGAATATTCCGCGCGCCCTTGCGTGCTCGAGCGCATGTGCGTGGCGTAACCGAACATCTCCGCCAGCGGCACAATGGATTTAATCACCTGCGACCCGGCGCGGTGCTCCATGCCTTCAATGCGTCCACGGCGCGAGCTGAGGTCGCCCATGATGGCTCCGGCATAATCTTCCGGCGTAACCACTTCGACGGCCATGACCGGCTCAAGCAGCACTGGTGAAGCCTTGCGCGCAGCTTCTTTGAAGGCCATCGAACCGGCGATCTTGAAGGCCATTTCGTTGGAGTCAACCTCGTGATAGCTGCCGTCGTAAAGCTCGACCTTCACATCCACCATGGGATAGCCAGCTAGCACTCCGCCCTCCAGTGCTTCCTGAATACCCTGGTCAATCGGCTTGATGTATTCCTTGGGCACCGAGCCACCGGTAACCTCGTTGATGAACTCGTATCCCTTGCCCGGCTCGTTGGGCTCAATGCGAATCTTGGCGTGGCCGTACTGTCCGCGGCCGCCGGTCTGGCGAATATACTTGCCTTCGGCTTCCGCCTTTTTGCGGATGGTCTCGCGATAGGCCACCTGCGGCTTGCCCACGTTGGCCTCGACCTTATACTCGCGCATCATGCGATCCACGATGATTTCCAAATGCAGCTCGCCCATGCCGCTGATGATGGTCTGCCCGCTGTCAGGATCGGTGTGGACTTTAAAGGTCGGGTCTTCTTGCGCCAGCTTGCTCAACGCCAGCGACATCTTTTCCTGATCGGCTTTGGTTTTGGGTTCTACCGCAACGGCGATGACGGGAACAGCAAATGTGATGGATTCCAGCAGGATGGGGTGCTTTTCGTCGCTAATGGTATCGCCGGTGGTGACATTCTTCAGTCCAACCACGGCGCAGATATCGCCCGCCATGATCTCCGTGATGTCTTCGCGCTTATTGGCGTGCATCTTGAGCAGGCGGCCAATGCGTTCGGTCCTGTTTTTGGCGGAACTCAACACACTCTGGCCGGATTGCAACTGCCCCGAGTACACCCGGATAAACGTAAGGTGCCCGACGAACGGATCAGCCATAATCTTGAACGCCAGCGCGCTGAAGGGCTCATTGTCATCCACTTTGCGCGTAATTTTTTCGCCGTTGTCCGGATTTATACCGGTAATCACCGGGATATCCAGCGGCGAGGGCAGATAATCCACCACCGCATCCAGCAGCGGCTGTACGCCCTTGTTCTTGAATGATGTGCCCACCAGAACCGGGAACACCTTCAACTCAATCGTGCTCTTGCGCAGAGATTTTTTCAGCTCCGAGGGCGTAATGGTCTCGCCTTCCAGGAACTTGTGCAGAATTTCGTCGTCGTTCTCGGCGATGGTCTCGACTAATTGTGTGTGGAAGGCTTCGGCTTTCTTTTTTAGGTCGGCGGAAATTTCTTCGACAACGTACTCGGCGCCCAGGGTCTCATCATT of Terriglobales bacterium contains these proteins:
- the fusA gene encoding elongation factor G, whose product is MPRTVPLERCRNIGIMAHIDAGKTTTTERILFYTGRTHRLGEVHEGTATMDWMEQEQERGITITSAATTCSWRDVRVNIIDTPGHVDFTAEVERSLRVLDGAVALFDAVHGVQPQSEKVWRQADKYGVPRICFINKIDKMGADFEHAIDTIRKRLNAKPVAIQIPIGQEDKFKGVVDLIEMRAIIWNDETLGAEYVVEEISADLKKKAEAFHTQLVETIAENDDEILHKFLEGETITPSELKKSLRKSTIELKVFPVLVGTSFKNKGVQPLLDAVVDYLPSPLDIPVITGINPDNGEKITRKVDDNEPFSALAFKIMADPFVGHLTFIRVYSGQLQSGQSVLSSAKNRTERIGRLLKMHANKREDITEIMAGDICAVVGLKNVTTGDTISDEKHPILLESITFAVPVIAVAVEPKTKADQEKMSLALSKLAQEDPTFKVHTDPDSGQTIISGMGELHLEIIVDRMMREYKVEANVGKPQVAYRETIRKKAEAEGKYIRQTGGRGQYGHAKIRIEPNEPGKGYEFINEVTGGSVPKEYIKPIDQGIQEALEGGVLAGYPMVDVKVELYDGSYHEVDSNEMAFKIAGSMAFKEAARKASPVLLEPVMAVEVVTPEDYAGAIMGDLSSRRGRIEGMEHRAGSQVIKSIVPLAEMFGYATHMRSSTQGRAEYSMHFARYEEAPRSVAEEIIAKAQGKSATSK